A stretch of Plodia interpunctella isolate USDA-ARS_2022_Savannah chromosome 15, ilPloInte3.2, whole genome shotgun sequence DNA encodes these proteins:
- the LOC128675947 gene encoding protein ENL-like isoform X2, producing the protein MMCVRIWLEVGHVCEPRRSALGRALALDWRLWVRGASGQDISTFVHKVVFYLHPASTFVYPKRVCQEPPYEIQESGCASIDVPIHVYLKFNHEPKKIRLRYSLVIENNTRSSSESRCVYYDFQNPPERLWRALMRGGGEIIARAGRATRADRLVVLADRRPPRARRPHYKFVEPVVCRHGPKRTKPYSLDELCSKCGESLHVDFRQQLRGVAMTEDEIARVSQLYLTYNLYEKSVDALTLPPLTDPIYRVPELPPALRDALKGVKLDAAV; encoded by the exons ATG ATGTGCGTGCGCATATGGCTAGAGGTGGGCCACGTGTGTGAACCTCGCCGCTCAGCGCTGGGCCGCGCGCTGGCTCTGGACTGGCGGCTGTGGGTGCGCGGAGCCAGTGGGCAGGACATCAGCACCTTCGTGCATAAAGTGGTCTTCTATCTCCACCCCGCTAGCACCTTCGTCTACCCTAAGAGAG TGTGCCAAGAGCCGCCATACGAAATCCAAGAGTCCGGGTGCGCGTCGATAGACGTTCCGATACACGTCTACCTGAAGTTCAACCACGAGCCGAAGAAGATCCGGCTGCGTTACAGTCTGGTCATAGAGAACAACACTCGGAGCAGTTCCGAGTCGCGCTGCGTGTACTACGACTTCCAGAACCCGCCGGAGCGGCTGTGGCGCGCGCTGATGCGCGGCGGCGGGGAGATCATCGCGCGCGCCGGCCGCGCCACGCGCGCCGACCGCCTCGTGGTGCTGGCCGACCGCCgcccgccgcgcgcgcgccgcccgcACTATAAGTTCGTGGAACCAGTGGTCTGCCGCCACGGGCCCAAGAGAACCAAACCGTACTCGCTCGACGAGTTGTGCTCCAAATGCGGCGAATCTCTACACGTCGACTTTAGACAACAACTGCGCGGCGTGGCCATGACCGAAGACGAAATAGCTCGCGTCTCGCAGCTGTACCTGACGTACAACTTGTATGAGAAGTCGGTGGACGCGCTGACGCTGCCACCGCTGACCGACCCCATCTACCGTGTGCCCGAGCTGCCGCCCGCGCTCCGCGACGCTCTCAAAGGCGTCAAACTCGATGCTGCTGTTTAG
- the LOC128675826 gene encoding ubiquitin carboxyl-terminal hydrolase 3-like isoform X2 produces MSCDVFSVYCYKCDDYVSNDTEHQLIDKIRQCIMQTRNDNEADTNSNIQQIEENSKEGSEAGNSSISNTSNNVTENPVSTNGDKDDGGIAEVTPNSSFSDILATGNITPDTSDSKSSKSAKSSDDPVRSLRPRSRKRSHSEDSSSAENSQIGRSKEKKVSPCNGKSQREKKVVGLKNLGNTCFMNAVLQSLNNIQEFSCYFSQLPSLELKTNGRKVYHSRSYTRQEMHDVVMAEELRKVLINLNSGCGSKAAISPECLFLVIWKVVPRFRGYQQQDAHEFLRYMLDRLHTELQQLLPPDRADGLVSRAPSASIVTAVFGGTLQSEVRCLACGTESKKLDPFLDLSLELPDAGRHDAPVPLADCLASFVQVEELAETERYFCSSCKCKQKSSKQFWIRRLPNVLCLHLKRFRWHNYFRTKVDTAISFPLQSLDMSGFVLSNLRDTRRSRLSNQLYDLAAVIVHHGSGAGSGHYTAFAINNSQWFHFNDQTVRATDADAVAGCKPYILFYIRQEPTLPQS; encoded by the exons ATGAGTTGTGATGTTTTTTCAGTTTACTG cTATAAATGTGATGACTATGTATCAAATGACACTGAGCATCagttaatagataaaataaggCAATGTATTATGCAAACTAGGAATGATAATGAAGCAGACACAAATAGTAATATCCAACAAATTGAGGAAAACAGTAAGGAAGGTAGTGAAGCAGGCAACAGCTCTATATCCAACACGTCGAATAATGTAACTGAAAATCCCGTTTCGACAAATGGTGATAAAGATGATGGTGGAATAGCTGAAGTCACACCAAACAGTTCTTTTAGCGACATACTTGCCACAGGCAATATAACTCCAGACACCAGTGATAgtaaatcttcaaaaagtgCAAAG AGTTCAGATGACCCAGTGCGCAGCTTAAGACCCCGTTCTCGTAAAAGATCTCACTCTGAAGACAGTAGTTCAGCAGAGAATTCCCAAATCGGTAGAAGTAAGGAAAAAAAGGTCTCACCATGCAATGGCAAGAGCCAGAGAGAAAAGAAAGTTGtaggtttaaaaaatttagGTAATACATGTTTCATGAATGCTGTGCTACAGAGTCTGAACAATATACAGGAATTTAGTTGCTACTTTAGCCAGCTGCCATCTTTGGAATTGAAGACTAACGGTCGGAAAGTTTATCATTCTAGAAGCTACACGCGGCAGGAAATGCATGACGTCGTTATGGCCGAGGAATTGAGAAAG GTTCTGATAAACCTGAACAGCGGCTGCGGGTCTAAAGCGGCCATTTCTCCCGAGTGCCTGTTCCTGGTGATCTGGAAAGTGGTCCCGAGGTTCAGGGGTTACCAGCAGCAAGACGCCCACGAATTCCTGCGCTACATGCTCGACAG ACTACACACGGAGCTGCAGCAGCTGCTGCCGCCGGACCGTGCGGACGGGCTCGTGTCCCGCGCACCGTCCGCCTCCATCGTCACCGCCGTGTTCGGCGGCACCTTACAGAGTGAG GTCCGCTGCCTGGCGTGCGGCACGGAGAGCAAGAAGCTGGACCCGTTCCTGGACCTGTCGCTGGAGCTGCCGGACGCGGGCCGCCACGACGCGCCCGTGCCGCTCGCCGACTGTCTCGCCAGCTTCGTACAG GTGGAAGAGTTAGCGGAAACGGAGCGCTACTTCTGCAGCAGCTGCAAGTGCAAACAGAAGTCCAGCAAGCAGTTCTGGATCCGGAGGTTGCCCAATGTGCTGTGTTTGCATCTCAAGCGGTTCCGCTGGCACAACTACTTCAG aacaAAAGTGGATACAGCGATATCGTTCCCGCTGCAGTCGCTAGACATGTCCGGGTTCGTGCTCAGCAACCTGCGGGACACGCGGCGCTCCAGGCTCTCCAACCAGCTGTACGACCTAGCTGCCGTCATCGTGCACCATGGCTCCgg TGCCGGGTCCGGGCACTACACAGCGTTCGCGATCAACAACTCCCAGTGGTTCCACTTCAACGACCAAACAGTGCGGGCGACGGACGCGGACGCAGTCGCCGGCTGCAAGCCTTACATCCTGTTCTACATACGACAGGAACCAACTCTGCCTCAATCGTGA
- the LOC128675880 gene encoding UPF0729 protein AAEL015238 translates to MVCVPCFIVPVLLFLWHKFIQPYVLRFWNPWAVKDADGNVKTQVPFKCEGGVCVFAPKSKKEKETTDQDAQRESLNETRPTDRLKAD, encoded by the coding sequence ATGGTTTGTGTGCCCTGCTTTATTGTTCCTGTTCTGCTATTTTTGTGGCACAAGTTTATTCAGCCCTACGTCCTAAGGTTCTGGAACCCTTGGGCTGTGAAGGACGCTGATGGAAACGTCAAGACACAGGTTCCGTTCAAATGTGAAGGAGGAGTGTGTGTTTTTGCACCCAAaagtaagaaagaaaaagaaacgaCGGATCAAGATGCTCAACGAGAATCGCTGAATGAAACGCGACCCACAGATAGATTAAAAgcagattaa
- the RpS17 gene encoding small ribosomal subunit protein eS17 encodes MGRVRTKTVKKAAKIIIEKYYTKLTLDFDTNKRICEEIAIIPTKPLRNKIAGFATHLMRRLRHSQVRGISIKLQEEERERRDNYVPEVSALEHDIIEVDPDTKDMLKMLDFNNINGLQLTQPATQGGYGGRRN; translated from the exons Atg GGTCGTGTCCGAACCAAAACCGTCAAGAAAGCGGCGAAGATTATCATTGAGAAGTATTACACTAAACTGACACTTGATTTCGACACAAACAAAAGAATATGTGAAGAAATTGCTATCATTCCAACCAAACCCCTCCGTAACAAAATTGCTGG gTTTGCCACCCATTTGATGAGGCGTCTCCGCCACTCACAGGTCCGTGGAATCTCCATAAAACTTCAAGAGGAAGAGAGGGAACGACGTGACAACTATGTCCCGGAAGTCTCTGCTCTTGAACATGACATCATTGAGGTGGATCCTGACACCAAAGACATGTTGAAGATGCTTGACTTTAACAACATCAATGGTCTTCAGTTGACGCAGCCAGCCACGCAAGGTGGTTATGGTGGCAGAcgtaattaa
- the LOC128675947 gene encoding protein ENL-like isoform X1, with translation MTEGILIQHDKPMCVRIWLEVGHVCEPRRSALGRALALDWRLWVRGASGQDISTFVHKVVFYLHPASTFVYPKRVCQEPPYEIQESGCASIDVPIHVYLKFNHEPKKIRLRYSLVIENNTRSSSESRCVYYDFQNPPERLWRALMRGGGEIIARAGRATRADRLVVLADRRPPRARRPHYKFVEPVVCRHGPKRTKPYSLDELCSKCGESLHVDFRQQLRGVAMTEDEIARVSQLYLTYNLYEKSVDALTLPPLTDPIYRVPELPPALRDALKGVKLDAAV, from the exons ATGTGCGTGCGCATATGGCTAGAGGTGGGCCACGTGTGTGAACCTCGCCGCTCAGCGCTGGGCCGCGCGCTGGCTCTGGACTGGCGGCTGTGGGTGCGCGGAGCCAGTGGGCAGGACATCAGCACCTTCGTGCATAAAGTGGTCTTCTATCTCCACCCCGCTAGCACCTTCGTCTACCCTAAGAGAG TGTGCCAAGAGCCGCCATACGAAATCCAAGAGTCCGGGTGCGCGTCGATAGACGTTCCGATACACGTCTACCTGAAGTTCAACCACGAGCCGAAGAAGATCCGGCTGCGTTACAGTCTGGTCATAGAGAACAACACTCGGAGCAGTTCCGAGTCGCGCTGCGTGTACTACGACTTCCAGAACCCGCCGGAGCGGCTGTGGCGCGCGCTGATGCGCGGCGGCGGGGAGATCATCGCGCGCGCCGGCCGCGCCACGCGCGCCGACCGCCTCGTGGTGCTGGCCGACCGCCgcccgccgcgcgcgcgccgcccgcACTATAAGTTCGTGGAACCAGTGGTCTGCCGCCACGGGCCCAAGAGAACCAAACCGTACTCGCTCGACGAGTTGTGCTCCAAATGCGGCGAATCTCTACACGTCGACTTTAGACAACAACTGCGCGGCGTGGCCATGACCGAAGACGAAATAGCTCGCGTCTCGCAGCTGTACCTGACGTACAACTTGTATGAGAAGTCGGTGGACGCGCTGACGCTGCCACCGCTGACCGACCCCATCTACCGTGTGCCCGAGCTGCCGCCCGCGCTCCGCGACGCTCTCAAAGGCGTCAAACTCGATGCTGCTGTTTAG
- the LOC128675826 gene encoding ubiquitin carboxyl-terminal hydrolase 3-like isoform X1, whose protein sequence is MECTHLLDNVKLDTNFIVEDTTITKNFNCSECAVKDQNWLCLHCGVVNCGRYVNGHAKLHAETAEHQLCMSCDVFSVYCYKCDDYVSNDTEHQLIDKIRQCIMQTRNDNEADTNSNIQQIEENSKEGSEAGNSSISNTSNNVTENPVSTNGDKDDGGIAEVTPNSSFSDILATGNITPDTSDSKSSKSAKSSDDPVRSLRPRSRKRSHSEDSSSAENSQIGRSKEKKVSPCNGKSQREKKVVGLKNLGNTCFMNAVLQSLNNIQEFSCYFSQLPSLELKTNGRKVYHSRSYTRQEMHDVVMAEELRKVLINLNSGCGSKAAISPECLFLVIWKVVPRFRGYQQQDAHEFLRYMLDRLHTELQQLLPPDRADGLVSRAPSASIVTAVFGGTLQSEVRCLACGTESKKLDPFLDLSLELPDAGRHDAPVPLADCLASFVQVEELAETERYFCSSCKCKQKSSKQFWIRRLPNVLCLHLKRFRWHNYFRTKVDTAISFPLQSLDMSGFVLSNLRDTRRSRLSNQLYDLAAVIVHHGSGAGSGHYTAFAINNSQWFHFNDQTVRATDADAVAGCKPYILFYIRQEPTLPQS, encoded by the exons ATGGAATGTACGCATTTGTTAGATAACGTCAAGTTGGACACCAATTTCATCGTCGAGGACACCACAATCACAAAGAACTTCAATTGTTCag AATGTGCAGTGAAAGATCAAAACTGGTTGTGTCTTCATTGTGGGGTGGTGAATTGTGGGCGCTATGTCAATGGACATGCCAAGCTGCATGCTGAGACTGCAGAACACCAGCTGTGCATGAGTTGTGATGTTTTTTCAGTTTACTG cTATAAATGTGATGACTATGTATCAAATGACACTGAGCATCagttaatagataaaataaggCAATGTATTATGCAAACTAGGAATGATAATGAAGCAGACACAAATAGTAATATCCAACAAATTGAGGAAAACAGTAAGGAAGGTAGTGAAGCAGGCAACAGCTCTATATCCAACACGTCGAATAATGTAACTGAAAATCCCGTTTCGACAAATGGTGATAAAGATGATGGTGGAATAGCTGAAGTCACACCAAACAGTTCTTTTAGCGACATACTTGCCACAGGCAATATAACTCCAGACACCAGTGATAgtaaatcttcaaaaagtgCAAAG AGTTCAGATGACCCAGTGCGCAGCTTAAGACCCCGTTCTCGTAAAAGATCTCACTCTGAAGACAGTAGTTCAGCAGAGAATTCCCAAATCGGTAGAAGTAAGGAAAAAAAGGTCTCACCATGCAATGGCAAGAGCCAGAGAGAAAAGAAAGTTGtaggtttaaaaaatttagGTAATACATGTTTCATGAATGCTGTGCTACAGAGTCTGAACAATATACAGGAATTTAGTTGCTACTTTAGCCAGCTGCCATCTTTGGAATTGAAGACTAACGGTCGGAAAGTTTATCATTCTAGAAGCTACACGCGGCAGGAAATGCATGACGTCGTTATGGCCGAGGAATTGAGAAAG GTTCTGATAAACCTGAACAGCGGCTGCGGGTCTAAAGCGGCCATTTCTCCCGAGTGCCTGTTCCTGGTGATCTGGAAAGTGGTCCCGAGGTTCAGGGGTTACCAGCAGCAAGACGCCCACGAATTCCTGCGCTACATGCTCGACAG ACTACACACGGAGCTGCAGCAGCTGCTGCCGCCGGACCGTGCGGACGGGCTCGTGTCCCGCGCACCGTCCGCCTCCATCGTCACCGCCGTGTTCGGCGGCACCTTACAGAGTGAG GTCCGCTGCCTGGCGTGCGGCACGGAGAGCAAGAAGCTGGACCCGTTCCTGGACCTGTCGCTGGAGCTGCCGGACGCGGGCCGCCACGACGCGCCCGTGCCGCTCGCCGACTGTCTCGCCAGCTTCGTACAG GTGGAAGAGTTAGCGGAAACGGAGCGCTACTTCTGCAGCAGCTGCAAGTGCAAACAGAAGTCCAGCAAGCAGTTCTGGATCCGGAGGTTGCCCAATGTGCTGTGTTTGCATCTCAAGCGGTTCCGCTGGCACAACTACTTCAG aacaAAAGTGGATACAGCGATATCGTTCCCGCTGCAGTCGCTAGACATGTCCGGGTTCGTGCTCAGCAACCTGCGGGACACGCGGCGCTCCAGGCTCTCCAACCAGCTGTACGACCTAGCTGCCGTCATCGTGCACCATGGCTCCgg TGCCGGGTCCGGGCACTACACAGCGTTCGCGATCAACAACTCCCAGTGGTTCCACTTCAACGACCAAACAGTGCGGGCGACGGACGCGGACGCAGTCGCCGGCTGCAAGCCTTACATCCTGTTCTACATACGACAGGAACCAACTCTGCCTCAATCGTGA
- the LOC128675947 gene encoding protein ENL-like isoform X3, with protein MCVRIWLEVGHVCEPRRSALGRALALDWRLWVRGASGQDISTFVHKVVFYLHPASTFVYPKRVCQEPPYEIQESGCASIDVPIHVYLKFNHEPKKIRLRYSLVIENNTRSSSESRCVYYDFQNPPERLWRALMRGGGEIIARAGRATRADRLVVLADRRPPRARRPHYKFVEPVVCRHGPKRTKPYSLDELCSKCGESLHVDFRQQLRGVAMTEDEIARVSQLYLTYNLYEKSVDALTLPPLTDPIYRVPELPPALRDALKGVKLDAAV; from the exons ATGTGCGTGCGCATATGGCTAGAGGTGGGCCACGTGTGTGAACCTCGCCGCTCAGCGCTGGGCCGCGCGCTGGCTCTGGACTGGCGGCTGTGGGTGCGCGGAGCCAGTGGGCAGGACATCAGCACCTTCGTGCATAAAGTGGTCTTCTATCTCCACCCCGCTAGCACCTTCGTCTACCCTAAGAGAG TGTGCCAAGAGCCGCCATACGAAATCCAAGAGTCCGGGTGCGCGTCGATAGACGTTCCGATACACGTCTACCTGAAGTTCAACCACGAGCCGAAGAAGATCCGGCTGCGTTACAGTCTGGTCATAGAGAACAACACTCGGAGCAGTTCCGAGTCGCGCTGCGTGTACTACGACTTCCAGAACCCGCCGGAGCGGCTGTGGCGCGCGCTGATGCGCGGCGGCGGGGAGATCATCGCGCGCGCCGGCCGCGCCACGCGCGCCGACCGCCTCGTGGTGCTGGCCGACCGCCgcccgccgcgcgcgcgccgcccgcACTATAAGTTCGTGGAACCAGTGGTCTGCCGCCACGGGCCCAAGAGAACCAAACCGTACTCGCTCGACGAGTTGTGCTCCAAATGCGGCGAATCTCTACACGTCGACTTTAGACAACAACTGCGCGGCGTGGCCATGACCGAAGACGAAATAGCTCGCGTCTCGCAGCTGTACCTGACGTACAACTTGTATGAGAAGTCGGTGGACGCGCTGACGCTGCCACCGCTGACCGACCCCATCTACCGTGTGCCCGAGCTGCCGCCCGCGCTCCGCGACGCTCTCAAAGGCGTCAAACTCGATGCTGCTGTTTAG
- the Fkbp39 gene encoding 46 kDa FK506-binding nuclear protein: MFWGLIMEPNKRYTQVVEKPFHISQAAMDISTGDNDPCQVMVVVDGKNFLVCTLQKNKTIQVPLDLYFKAGDAVSFLTNGKCNVHLTGYLDPEFEEELSDEEEEEEEEDVPALVPAKNKRKLDNSNDLSAAKKAKQEKKPNKKPAAEDSSDDEDNDDDHLQKFLDGEDIDTDENDESFKVNTSAEGDNDSDEEESDDEEGEEEAEDEEEDDDEMETSGGDTTLDTSKEEKVDVSKLTKSQKKRLKKKLREQAKAQPQVNGVDKSKKADGQQQKAEKKKPETKKEDGAAEKKEKKSLSGGVSIEDTKVGSGPAAKPGKFVTVYYEGRLKQNNKMFDNCLKGPGFKFRLGAKDVISGWDVGIAGMKVGGKRRIVCPPAMAYGAKGSPPVIPPNSTLVFDVELKNVK, translated from the exons ATGTTTTGGG gATTGATAATGGAACCTAACAAGCGGTACACACAAGTGGTGGAGAAGCCATTCCACATTTCACAGGCTGCGATGGACATCTCCACAGGGGACAATGACCCTTGTCAAGTCATGGTTGTGGTTGATGGAAAGAACTTCCTAGTGTGCACACTtcagaaaaacaaaaccatACAAGTGCCTCTGGATTTGTACTTTAAGGCTGGAGATGCTGTTTCTTTCCTCACAAATG GTAAATGCAATGTGCACTTAACCGGTTACCTGGACCCTGAGTTTGAGGAGGAGCTGTCTGATGAGGAGGAGGAAGAAGAAGAGGAAGATGTGCCAGCCCTTGTTCCCGCCAAAAACAAGAGGAAACTAGACAATAGTAATGATTTATCAGCTGCCAAAAAAGCAAAG caAGAGAAGAAACCCAACAAGAAGCCAGCAGCAGAAGACAGCTCAGATGATGaggataatgatgatgatcatCTCCAGAAGTTCTTGGATGGTGAGGACATTGACACTGATGAGAATGATGAGTCCTTTAAAGTGAACACTTCCGCTGAAGGTGATAATGACAG TGATGAGGAAGAATCAGACGATGAGGAAGGTGAGGAAGAAGCTGAGGATGAGGAGGAAGACGATGATGAGATGGAGACATCTGGAGGAGACACTACATTGGACACTAGCAAG GAGGAGAAGGTAGATGTGTCCAAATTGACAAAGTCTCAGAAGAAGAGATTGAAGAAGAAGCTCCGTGAGCAAGCCAAGGCCCAACCTCAAGTCAATGGTGTTGACAAATCCAAG aagGCAGATGGTCAGCAACAAAAGGCAGAGAAGAAAAAGCCTGAAACGAAAAAAGAAGATGGCGCCGCAgagaagaaagagaaaaagtCTCTCAGTGGTGGAGTGTCCATCGAGGACACAAAGGTGGGATCAGGACCTGCCGCGAAACCCGGAAAGTTCGTCACG GTGTACTATGAAGGTCGGCTGAAGCAGAACAACAAGATGTTTGACAACTGTCTGAAGGGCCCGGGCTTCAAGTTCCGGCTCGGCGCCAAGGACGTGATCTCGGGCTGGGACGTGGGCATCGCCGGTATGAAGGTCGGCGGCAAGCGCCGCATCGTCTGCCCGCCCGCCATGGC gTATGGTGCTAAAGGTTCGCCACCGGTAATTCCGCCTAATTCTACTCTAGTGTTTGATGTAGAATTGAAGAATGtgaaatga